Genomic DNA from Mesotoga infera:
CAGTCATCCCGGACTTGACCCAGGATCTGGTTCCAACAAGGAGCAACGAAGAACCGGTCTTCTGGACGGTGGACCGTTGACGGGTAACGCGGTTTTTATATGCATGACGGATTGAAATGTTTAGCGATAGAGAATTCCGGAAGTGAGGCATGAAAAGGTGTTTATCCTCACCTCTGGTTTGGGAGGTTCACTGTGCTTGAAGAGGATATTCTGAAGAAAGCTATCTCGAAAGCTCTTTCAAAGGGCGGAGATTTCGCAGAGATTTTCATTGAAGACAAGGATGAGTTGAACATAAAATGCTCTGGAGACGCCATAAGCGGCCTAACTACCGTTCGTATCAAAGGGGCTGGAATATACGTCCTCTGTGGTGAAAAAAGCGTCTACGTTTACACAAACGATCTTAGCTCCCGTGGCCTCATCGACTGTGCAGAGCGAGCCTCGGAGCTCATGAGTTCCTGTTCCAAGAGATTCACCGGAGATATTGTTTTTTCCATGCAGAAAGCGGAAAACCCAAATAGTTTCGAGATATTTCCCTCCTCGGTGGGTCATGAAAGAAAGATCAGGATACTTAGAGAGACGAGCCTTGCGGCGAGAAGCGCAGGAGAGATTATCAGACAACTGAATATCGATTACTTCGATACAGATCAAAGAATCGAGATTTACAACAGCGTAGGACTTAAAACCGAAGACAGGCGTATAACGAGCAGATTGAGACTTCAGGCCACGGTCGAGGCCGAAGGCCGCTCGAAGTACGAATGGGGAGACTTTACACGCCCGCAGGGATTCGAGGCCTTCCGGATAGATAACGACTACACCTCCTTTGCCGAAGAATTTATAAAGGATATGGCAGAGGATCTAAGAGCCGTTCCGGTGAAGTCCTGTATCGTCCCGGTAGTCTTTGAGGCCGGACCATGCGGCACTTTCTGGCATGAAACCTGCGGTCATCAACTTGAGGCCTCTGCTGTCTCAAGAAACGCGAGCGATTTTGCGGGCAAAGTTGGGCAGGTCGTCGCTTCGGAAAAGGTTACGCTGATCGATGACGGGACGATACCGGGTCTATACGGCTCCGCGGCAATCGATGATGAAGGGTTCCCTACTAGAAAGAATGTTCTTATAGAGGATGGGGTCCTGAAGGGATACTTGTGTGACAGGCTCTGCGGAAGAAGATTGGGAATCCCATCTACGGGAAGTGGAAGAAGGCAGGGATACACATACGCTCCAGTACCAAGAATGAGCAACACATATCTCGCCACTGGAAGCGACGATGATGAAGAGATGATCAGCTCTGTCGACGAAGGCCTTTTCGTCAAGAGGCTGGGGGGAGGAACCGGCGGACGAGAGTTTTCCATAGCCGTCAGCGAAGGATACTGGATAAAGAACGGTAAGATATCCCACAGGCTAAGAAGCGGCTTCGTTCTCAACGGAAGGGGCATTGACATGATCAAGAAAGTCGACGTGGTTGGATTCAATCTGAAGACTGACAGCGGTGGCTTCTGTGGTGCCGATTCCGGATTGTGCCCCGTCACGAGTTTTCAGCCTAGGATGAGGATATCGCTCATGCCGGTCGGTGGGGAGGACTGATCTGAATGGATTATCTCGAAAAGTATCGAAACATAATGGAGGCTCTTCCCGCAAGGTTTTCCGAGGCCGAAGTGGATGCCGAACGCAATGCGAGCACCGTGATCAAGTGTGCGAATGGAGAGATAATCGAAACGCGTTCTTCCGATACCACCGAGCTTTTCATACGCGTTTCCGACGAGAAGACGGGCTACGCATATACCCAAGATCTGGAAGAAGAACCGATGGAAGTCCTTCTAAGGGGTCTCAACAACTCGAATTTTGTCCAGCGTCGGCAGAAGGACAAACTCAACGAGTCAACCGTCAAACGAACAGCAGGAGTCGACAATGAATCTGTAAGACCCGACTTGGGCTCAATGAAACTGACGGCAGAGAAGCTTGAAAAAACCTTGAGAGAGGCCGACACCAGTATTTCCAGCGTCACAATCGAGATCTACTCGGACAATCATTCGAGAAACGTGATCAACTCTAATGGGCTCGACGTTGAATCGTTCATGAATCTCTACTCCGTAAGGGCAACTGTGATGGCGGAGAAAGACGGCGACCAATACGACGCCACTTTCTTTCAAAGTGTATCCGATATAGGCAGCCTGAATCTCGATAAGTTCAGAGAGAGAATAGCAGCCAGTCTGAGGCATCAGTACAATGCGACGGAGCTCAGATCGGGAGTCTACCCGGTATTGCTGGACAGCACCGTCGTAACGAATATAATGATGACGGCGTGGCAGATTTTCAGCGGAATGAAGTACAACAACGGTTCTTCGGCACTCTCTGGAAAACTGGGAGAAGCGATCGGATCTTCGGCACTTTCAATTACCGATTCGCCGTCTCATAAGCTGACCGGATATCATTACGAATTCGATTGTGAAGGAACTCCCTCCGAAAAACAGCTCTTGGTGGAGAGGGGAAAGCTCGTCGGAATGATGCACAATATCTCGAGTGCTGCCGGACTGGACTCATCTTCAAGCGGAAACGCAGGTAGGTACGCCCTGCTCAGCGGATCGATCCCGACAGATATCATAATAACGCCGAAGATCTTCTATGTCGAGCCGGGTGAAAACTCCCTTGAGGAAATGATGGAGGAGATCGGCGAAGGAGTTTACATCACTCATTCATATGATGTCTTTCACTCGATCAACATAGGTTCGGGCGGCTTCTCTATTCCCTGCAGAGGAACTTTAATAAAGAACGGTAAGCCCGACCACAACGTAACGGGGTTAACGATCAATGGAAGGTTGACCGACTTGTTTGCCAGGGTGAGCGCGGCTGGGAATGATCTATATATCGAGGAGTTCCTTCGCAAAAGTTATTGCGTTGGCGGTCCCAGTCTTCTGGTGGAAAGGCTTCAGATCAATGGAAAATGATATCCTCTAAACCGGCTTCCGTATACTCAAATTAACAGATGTTCAACAGCCGGTTTTGACTGTTAAGCAAGGGAGTGAATCGATGGATATGAAGAAGAAGGAAGCGTTGAAGTTTCTCGACAGACTTGCAAGAGGCATATCAGAGATGTTTGGCAGCAACTGCGAAACGCTGGTTCATGATATGAGCGTCCCAAAGCATCCGATAGTTGTTATTTACAACGGGCACGTCACGAACAGGAAAGCGGGTTCGACGGAAGACGTTTACGGCGATCTCGCTAAGTACAAATCCTCATATCTGGAAGGTGATTTCATAAACCATCTAGCGGTGTACAAATCCGGAAAATTCATAAAGTCAACGACCTTCCATCTGAAGGGAGAGGATTATCACTTTGCGCTTGGGATAAACTATGACTTCACATACATGAGGGAGTTTTCAAACGTTCTGGAGAACTTCATGAAGGTCGAATCCGATTTGCAGTCTGCCATAAGCGAAGCTGGAGAGAACAAGCTCTCTTCGATCTTCGACAGCTGTCTTGAAGCTATAGGCAAGCCCATCGAAAGAATGAACAAGTCGGACCGACTAAGATTGATAAGTCTCCTGAAGAGAGAAAAGGCCTTCGAGTTTTCTAAAGCCGTCCCGTATGTTTCAAGCCGTCTAAATCTATCTAGATATACGATATACAAGTACATAAAGGAAAGCGGCTGACATAAATAAAGAAAAAGAGGAGAAGATGATGCTTATAGAGAAGAGGATAAAGGAACTGGGAATCGATCTGCCGCCGTCTTCACCGCCACAAGCCATGTATATTCCCGTGAAAAGGCTCGGAAATGCTCTTTTCGTTTCGGGTCAGGTACCGATGAAGGACGGAAAGCCCTTCTACACGGGGAAAGTGGGAAACGAGAGATCAATCGAATACGCCCAGGAAGCAGCAAGACTCTGTATTGTCAACATGCTGGCAGCCGTAAAGGCTTACCTCGGTGATCTCGACAGGGTAGTTAGCATCGTGAAGCTCCAGGCCTTCGTGAACAGCGAAACGGGCTTCGACAGGCAGCATATCGTTGCGAATGCGGCTTCGGAACTCCTGTATGAAATATTCGGAGAGGCTGGAAGGCACGCCCGCACTGCAGTCGGAACGAACCAGCTGCCGTTGGATTTCACGGTCGAGATTGAGGCAGTAATCGAGATTAGAGAGAACGATTAATATGGACTATGACTTCGATACTCTGGTAAACAGAGAGAATCAGGGCAACATGAAATGCATACTCACTCCCGATGTAGTCAGGAAGATGAACATGATCAGCTATGCCGGCGCAGAGATGGATTTCAAGACTGCTCCTGCAATAATAGATGCTCTTGTTAAACGAGCTAGGAATGGCCTTTTGGGATTTACACTTGCCGACGAAAAGTATCTTTCCAGCGTGCAGTGGTGGATGAAAAACATGCGTGACTGGGAGATAGAGAGAGACTGGATAGTACCTACATACGGAACGATTCATTCGGT
This window encodes:
- a CDS encoding TldD/PmbA family protein, whose protein sequence is MLEEDILKKAISKALSKGGDFAEIFIEDKDELNIKCSGDAISGLTTVRIKGAGIYVLCGEKSVYVYTNDLSSRGLIDCAERASELMSSCSKRFTGDIVFSMQKAENPNSFEIFPSSVGHERKIRILRETSLAARSAGEIIRQLNIDYFDTDQRIEIYNSVGLKTEDRRITSRLRLQATVEAEGRSKYEWGDFTRPQGFEAFRIDNDYTSFAEEFIKDMAEDLRAVPVKSCIVPVVFEAGPCGTFWHETCGHQLEASAVSRNASDFAGKVGQVVASEKVTLIDDGTIPGLYGSAAIDDEGFPTRKNVLIEDGVLKGYLCDRLCGRRLGIPSTGSGRRQGYTYAPVPRMSNTYLATGSDDDEEMISSVDEGLFVKRLGGGTGGREFSIAVSEGYWIKNGKISHRLRSGFVLNGRGIDMIKKVDVVGFNLKTDSGGFCGADSGLCPVTSFQPRMRISLMPVGGED
- a CDS encoding TldD/PmbA family protein translates to MDYLEKYRNIMEALPARFSEAEVDAERNASTVIKCANGEIIETRSSDTTELFIRVSDEKTGYAYTQDLEEEPMEVLLRGLNNSNFVQRRQKDKLNESTVKRTAGVDNESVRPDLGSMKLTAEKLEKTLREADTSISSVTIEIYSDNHSRNVINSNGLDVESFMNLYSVRATVMAEKDGDQYDATFFQSVSDIGSLNLDKFRERIAASLRHQYNATELRSGVYPVLLDSTVVTNIMMTAWQIFSGMKYNNGSSALSGKLGEAIGSSALSITDSPSHKLTGYHYEFDCEGTPSEKQLLVERGKLVGMMHNISSAAGLDSSSSGNAGRYALLSGSIPTDIIITPKIFYVEPGENSLEEMMEEIGEGVYITHSYDVFHSINIGSGGFSIPCRGTLIKNGKPDHNVTGLTINGRLTDLFARVSAAGNDLYIEEFLRKSYCVGGPSLLVERLQINGK
- a CDS encoding transcriptional regulator, which gives rise to MKKKEALKFLDRLARGISEMFGSNCETLVHDMSVPKHPIVVIYNGHVTNRKAGSTEDVYGDLAKYKSSYLEGDFINHLAVYKSGKFIKSTTFHLKGEDYHFALGINYDFTYMREFSNVLENFMKVESDLQSAISEAGENKLSSIFDSCLEAIGKPIERMNKSDRLRLISLLKREKAFEFSKAVPYVSSRLNLSRYTIYKYIKESG
- a CDS encoding RidA family protein, which translates into the protein MLIEKRIKELGIDLPPSSPPQAMYIPVKRLGNALFVSGQVPMKDGKPFYTGKVGNERSIEYAQEAARLCIVNMLAAVKAYLGDLDRVVSIVKLQAFVNSETGFDRQHIVANAASELLYEIFGEAGRHARTAVGTNQLPLDFTVEIEAVIEIREND